The following are encoded together in the Trichomycterus rosablanca isolate fTriRos1 chromosome 19, fTriRos1.hap1, whole genome shotgun sequence genome:
- the LOC134333732 gene encoding cytochrome P450 2C23-like isoform X2, which produces MQSVLRYLDLTSAALAVLVGLVSLVLLEIFRLSSSRSRCPPGPTPLPFVGNMVQFMKNPMDCIRSTVKYGELCSLYVGRRPMIILNNIDVVKEALVQNGTVFSGRPFLPLIHWITKGYGIVMVTYGHVWKQQRRFALHTLRNFGLGKKSVEERVAEEAQYLIKEMLKEEGKPLDPIHPIMNSVSNIICSIVFGDRFDYDNKRFANLLEILNENSQLTGSSVGVIFNLIPIIKYFPGPQQKVYRNASNLIEFIREAMLEHKKTLDPENPRDFIDAYLLEMSKNESNEDSTFHEENLLMSTADLFIAGSETTATTLRWGLIFMMNHPEIQERCHQEIVRVLGYDRTPRMDDRAKLPYTHAIVHEIQRYGNIAPLGVIHQTTQTTELRGYTIPAGTEISPNLMAVMMDKDHWKHPDTFNPENFLDENGQFCKDDFFLPFSLD; this is translated from the exons atgcagtctgtactgagatATTTAGACCTGACCTCTGCAGCCCTGGCCGTGCTGGTCGGTCTGGTCTCACTGGTTCTGCTGGAGATCTTCAGGTTGAGCTCCTCGAGGAGCCGATGTCCTCCTGGACCTACACCACTGCCGTTTGTGGGGAACATGGTTCAGTTCATGAAGAACCCAATGGACTGCATCAGATCG ACGGTGAAGTATGGGGAGCTGTGCTCCTTGTATGTAGGGAGGAGACCCATGATCATACTGAATAACATAGACGTAGTGAAGGAAGCGCTGGTCCAGAATGGAACCGTGTTCTCCGGGAGGCCGTTCCTGCCATTGATACACTGGATCACCAAGGGGTACG GTATTGTGATGGTTACGTATGGTCATGTGTGGAAGCAGCAGCGACGCTTCGCTCTCCACACACTGCGTAACTTTGGTCTGGGGAAGAAATCCGTGGAGGAACGAGTGGCCGAGGAAGCACAGTATCTCATCAAAGAGATGCTCAAAGAAGAAG gAAAGCCTTTGGATCCCATCCACCCCATCATGAACTCCGTCTCCAACATCATCTGCTCCATCGTCTTCGGAGATCGCTTCGATTACGACAACAAGCGCTTTGCCAACCTGCTGGAGATCCTGAATGAAAACAGTCAGCTCACTGGCTCGTCTGTTGGAGTG ATATTTAACTTGATCCCCATCATCAAATACTTCCCTGGTCCTCAACAGAAGGTCTACAGAAATGCCAGTAATTTAATAGAGTTCATTCGTGAAGCCATGCTGGAGCACAAGAAGACCCTGGACCCTGAAAATCCCCGGGACTTTATCGATGCCTACCTGCTGGAAATGAGCAAG AATGAATCGAATGAGGACTCGACATTTCACGAGGAGAACCTGTTAATGTCCACCGCTGATCTCTTCATTGCTGGAAGTGAGACCACAGCCACCACTCTCAGATGGGGCCTCATATTCATGATGAACCATCCCGAAATTCAGG AACGCTGTCACCAGGAGATCGTTCGTGTTCTGGGATACGATCGAACTCCCAGGATGGACGACCGAGCAAAGCTGCCCTACACACACGCCATCGTTCATGAGATCCAGCGCTACGGAAACATCGCGCCTCTGGGTGTGATACACCAAACCACTCAGACAACCGAGCTACGAGGCTACACCATTCCTGCG GGAACTGAGATTTCACCCAATCTGATGGCTGTAATGATGGATAAAGATCACTGGAAACATCCGGACACGTTCAACCCCGAGAACTTTCTGGATGAGAACGGCCAGTTCTGCAAAGACGACTTCTTCCTGCCTTTCTCTCTGG actAA
- the LOC134333732 gene encoding cytochrome P450 2B4-like isoform X1 has translation MQSVLRYLDLTSAALAVLVGLVSLVLLEIFRLSSSRSRCPPGPTPLPFVGNMVQFMKNPMDCIRSTVKYGELCSLYVGRRPMIILNNIDVVKEALVQNGTVFSGRPFLPLIHWITKGYGIVMVTYGHVWKQQRRFALHTLRNFGLGKKSVEERVAEEAQYLIKEMLKEEGKPLDPIHPIMNSVSNIICSIVFGDRFDYDNKRFANLLEILNENSQLTGSSVGVIFNLIPIIKYFPGPQQKVYRNASNLIEFIREAMLEHKKTLDPENPRDFIDAYLLEMSKNESNEDSTFHEENLLMSTADLFIAGSETTATTLRWGLIFMMNHPEIQERCHQEIVRVLGYDRTPRMDDRAKLPYTHAIVHEIQRYGNIAPLGVIHQTTQTTELRGYTIPAGTEISPNLMAVMMDKDHWKHPDTFNPENFLDENGQFCKDDFFLPFSLGPRVCLGESLAKTELFIFFTSLMQRLQFSWPPNTPPVDLDGIVGVVRMPHPFQTICRSRECSSEPSSPITA, from the exons atgcagtctgtactgagatATTTAGACCTGACCTCTGCAGCCCTGGCCGTGCTGGTCGGTCTGGTCTCACTGGTTCTGCTGGAGATCTTCAGGTTGAGCTCCTCGAGGAGCCGATGTCCTCCTGGACCTACACCACTGCCGTTTGTGGGGAACATGGTTCAGTTCATGAAGAACCCAATGGACTGCATCAGATCG ACGGTGAAGTATGGGGAGCTGTGCTCCTTGTATGTAGGGAGGAGACCCATGATCATACTGAATAACATAGACGTAGTGAAGGAAGCGCTGGTCCAGAATGGAACCGTGTTCTCCGGGAGGCCGTTCCTGCCATTGATACACTGGATCACCAAGGGGTACG GTATTGTGATGGTTACGTATGGTCATGTGTGGAAGCAGCAGCGACGCTTCGCTCTCCACACACTGCGTAACTTTGGTCTGGGGAAGAAATCCGTGGAGGAACGAGTGGCCGAGGAAGCACAGTATCTCATCAAAGAGATGCTCAAAGAAGAAG gAAAGCCTTTGGATCCCATCCACCCCATCATGAACTCCGTCTCCAACATCATCTGCTCCATCGTCTTCGGAGATCGCTTCGATTACGACAACAAGCGCTTTGCCAACCTGCTGGAGATCCTGAATGAAAACAGTCAGCTCACTGGCTCGTCTGTTGGAGTG ATATTTAACTTGATCCCCATCATCAAATACTTCCCTGGTCCTCAACAGAAGGTCTACAGAAATGCCAGTAATTTAATAGAGTTCATTCGTGAAGCCATGCTGGAGCACAAGAAGACCCTGGACCCTGAAAATCCCCGGGACTTTATCGATGCCTACCTGCTGGAAATGAGCAAG AATGAATCGAATGAGGACTCGACATTTCACGAGGAGAACCTGTTAATGTCCACCGCTGATCTCTTCATTGCTGGAAGTGAGACCACAGCCACCACTCTCAGATGGGGCCTCATATTCATGATGAACCATCCCGAAATTCAGG AACGCTGTCACCAGGAGATCGTTCGTGTTCTGGGATACGATCGAACTCCCAGGATGGACGACCGAGCAAAGCTGCCCTACACACACGCCATCGTTCATGAGATCCAGCGCTACGGAAACATCGCGCCTCTGGGTGTGATACACCAAACCACTCAGACAACCGAGCTACGAGGCTACACCATTCCTGCG GGAACTGAGATTTCACCCAATCTGATGGCTGTAATGATGGATAAAGATCACTGGAAACATCCGGACACGTTCAACCCCGAGAACTTTCTGGATGAGAACGGCCAGTTCTGCAAAGACGACTTCTTCCTGCCTTTCTCTCTGG GTCCGAGGGTTTGTCTCGGTGAGTCTCTTGCCAAGACTGAGCTCTTCATCTTCTTCACCTCTCTGATGCAGAGGCTGCAGTTCTCCTGGCCCCCCAATACCCCACCTGTTGATCTGGATGGCATTGTGGGTGTGGTCAGAATGCCCCACCCTTTCCAGACGATTTGCCGCAGTAGAGAGTGTAGTTCGGAGCCGAGCTCTCCCATAACGGCCTGA